Proteins found in one Promicromonospora sukumoe genomic segment:
- a CDS encoding alpha/beta hydrolase: protein MGRRAIIFHGTNAEPAWIWYPWLAGRLRERGYDVETPHHPGTNVEPVATFLPTVLAAHTFDEDTVLVGHSGGAALLLALLEHLDVTVAQAVLVGGYSTNPNPGPEPVLQDSYDWDAIRAHARDLVFVNSVTDEFGCDAEQGRAMFDRLGGTLVVRDDGHFMEDTLEIADRLIP, encoded by the coding sequence ATGGGGCGCAGGGCGATCATCTTCCACGGGACCAACGCCGAGCCGGCGTGGATCTGGTACCCGTGGCTAGCGGGCCGGCTTCGGGAGCGCGGGTACGACGTCGAGACGCCGCACCACCCCGGCACCAACGTCGAGCCGGTCGCGACGTTCCTGCCCACGGTGCTCGCCGCGCACACGTTCGACGAGGACACCGTGCTCGTGGGGCACTCCGGCGGGGCGGCCCTGCTGCTCGCGCTCCTGGAGCACCTCGACGTCACCGTGGCGCAGGCCGTGCTGGTGGGCGGCTACTCGACCAACCCGAACCCCGGCCCGGAGCCGGTGCTGCAGGACTCCTACGACTGGGACGCGATCCGCGCGCACGCCCGGGACCTGGTGTTCGTCAACTCGGTGACGGACGAGTTCGGCTGCGACGCGGAGCAGGGCCGCGCGATGTTCGACCGGCTCGGCGGCACGCTCGTGGTGCGCGACGACGGGCACTTCATGGAGGACACCCTGGAGATCGCGGACCGGCTGATCCCCTGA
- a CDS encoding HhH-GPD-type base excision DNA repair protein, giving the protein MATELWITGDPDTDRLLSDDPFALLVGMLLDQQFPMEHAFAGPGKIRDRMGSFDVRAIADADPDEFVTMATTPPAIHRYGRSMAGRVLELAHTVVDEYDGDAARIWTAPGADGGDPTGREVLKRLNALPGYGERKAKIFLALLGKQRGVQPEGWREAAGEFGEDGSRRSIADVTSAETLQEVRAFKKAQKAEAKAKAAG; this is encoded by the coding sequence ATGGCTACCGAGCTCTGGATCACCGGCGACCCCGACACCGACCGGCTGCTGAGCGACGACCCGTTCGCCCTCCTTGTCGGCATGTTGTTGGATCAACAATTTCCGATGGAGCATGCCTTCGCCGGCCCCGGCAAGATCCGCGACCGCATGGGCTCGTTCGACGTCCGCGCCATCGCCGATGCCGACCCGGACGAGTTCGTGACGATGGCGACCACTCCCCCGGCGATCCACCGCTACGGCCGGTCGATGGCGGGCCGCGTGCTGGAGCTCGCCCACACCGTCGTCGACGAGTACGACGGCGACGCCGCCCGCATCTGGACCGCGCCCGGGGCCGACGGCGGCGACCCGACCGGCCGCGAGGTGCTCAAGCGGCTCAATGCCCTGCCGGGCTACGGGGAGCGCAAGGCCAAGATCTTCCTCGCTCTGCTCGGCAAGCAGCGCGGCGTCCAGCCCGAGGGCTGGCGCGAGGCGGCGGGCGAGTTCGGCGAGGACGGCTCCCGCCGCTCCATCGCGGACGTGACCAGCGCGGAGACGCTGCAGGAGGTCCGCGCGTTCAAGAAGGCCCAGAAGGCGGAGGCCAAGGCCAAGGCGGCGGGCTGA
- a CDS encoding ClpP family protease yields MSSYTIPNVIAAHPRGERIMDVYSQLLSERIIYLGTAIDAGVANALIAQLIHLESSSPDSDIQLYINCEGGDPSAGMAIYDTMRYIRPQVSTTVVGQAVAVGAVLLAAGAEGKRAALPHARVILHQPAAQGRGAIPDLILQADEVVRIRADMEAALSRHTGQSVGTLRTDTDRDRIFTATSAREYGLLDHVIEQR; encoded by the coding sequence ATGAGCAGCTACACCATCCCGAACGTCATCGCGGCGCACCCGCGCGGCGAGCGCATCATGGACGTCTACTCGCAGCTGCTGAGCGAGCGGATCATCTACCTCGGCACGGCGATCGACGCCGGGGTCGCCAACGCGCTGATCGCCCAGCTCATCCACCTGGAGTCGAGCAGCCCGGACAGCGACATCCAGCTCTACATCAACTGCGAGGGCGGCGACCCGAGCGCGGGCATGGCCATCTACGACACCATGCGGTACATCCGGCCCCAGGTGTCGACGACGGTCGTGGGGCAGGCCGTCGCCGTCGGCGCCGTGCTGCTCGCGGCAGGGGCCGAGGGCAAGCGGGCCGCGCTGCCGCACGCGCGCGTCATCCTGCACCAGCCCGCGGCGCAGGGTCGCGGGGCCATCCCGGACCTGATCCTGCAGGCCGACGAGGTGGTGCGGATCCGCGCGGACATGGAGGCGGCGCTGTCCCGGCACACCGGGCAGAGCGTCGGCACGCTGCGTACCGACACCGACCGGGACCGCATCTTCACGGCCACGTCCGCGCGGGAGTACGGGTTGCTGGACCACGTGATCGAGCAGCGCTGA
- a CDS encoding alpha/beta fold hydrolase has protein sequence MHLHTADGVRLDLTEQGPADGRPVVLLAGFKAAATSWRFQVPALAGAGYRVLAVDLPGHGATEPMAPGATMRRRARDVGSVLEQLDLRDATLVGGSMGGNTVWAYVDEHGTDRLRSVVIVDQTPKMLNTADWPYGYYGYDESNHDTYFAEGPPPTGHGRSVWLRGMRTVRLLRAMSGGSRTITDPELEILADHAQADWRPVIARCDVPALFVAGAESELWPSGHAAAAARLAPRGTAAVIAKDGHAANIEQPAAFNRGLLEFLAG, from the coding sequence ATGCACCTGCACACCGCTGACGGCGTCCGGCTCGACCTCACCGAGCAGGGCCCCGCCGACGGCAGACCGGTCGTGCTGCTCGCGGGGTTCAAGGCGGCGGCCACGTCCTGGCGCTTCCAGGTCCCCGCGCTCGCGGGAGCCGGCTACCGCGTGCTCGCCGTCGACCTGCCGGGACACGGCGCCACCGAGCCGATGGCGCCCGGCGCCACGATGCGGCGGCGGGCCCGCGACGTCGGCTCTGTGCTGGAGCAGCTCGACCTGCGCGACGCGACCCTGGTGGGCGGGTCGATGGGCGGCAACACGGTGTGGGCGTACGTGGACGAGCACGGCACGGACCGCCTGCGCAGCGTCGTGATCGTGGACCAGACGCCGAAGATGCTCAACACCGCCGACTGGCCGTACGGGTACTACGGCTACGACGAGTCCAACCACGACACCTACTTCGCCGAGGGTCCGCCGCCCACCGGGCACGGTCGCTCGGTGTGGCTCCGCGGGATGCGCACCGTCCGCCTGCTGCGGGCGATGAGCGGCGGTTCGCGCACCATCACCGACCCCGAGCTGGAGATCCTGGCGGACCACGCCCAGGCCGACTGGCGGCCGGTGATCGCCCGGTGCGACGTGCCCGCCCTGTTCGTGGCGGGCGCCGAGAGCGAGCTCTGGCCCTCCGGCCACGCGGCCGCGGCGGCCCGGCTCGCGCCCCGCGGCACGGCGGCGGTCATCGCGAAGGACGGACATGCCGCCAACATCGAGCAGCCCGCGGCCTTCAACAGGGGGTTGCTGGAGTTCCTGGCGGGGTAG
- a CDS encoding ClpP family protease — protein sequence MTESPQPPQFGERSRRDLFERRVLVLDGPLDDDNGTLLMTQLITLATEDPSSDIDLWIHSPGGSVPAMLAIRDIMRTIPNDVSTLVLGIAYSAGQFLLSAGAPGKRRALPNARVLMHQGSAGIAGTAVDIELQADDLRHTRDTVLRLISEDTGQPVERIFDDSLHDHWYTAEEAREFGFIDTIVGGFDGIRPRERARTGFAATAGTATEGESR from the coding sequence ATGACCGAATCACCGCAGCCCCCGCAGTTCGGCGAGCGCTCCCGGCGCGACCTGTTCGAGCGGCGTGTCCTGGTCCTGGACGGACCCCTCGACGACGACAACGGCACGCTCCTGATGACGCAGCTCATCACGCTGGCGACGGAGGACCCGTCGTCGGACATCGACCTGTGGATCCACTCCCCAGGCGGTTCCGTGCCGGCGATGCTCGCCATCCGCGACATCATGCGCACCATCCCGAACGACGTCTCCACGCTCGTGCTGGGCATCGCCTACAGCGCGGGGCAGTTCCTGCTCTCGGCGGGTGCTCCCGGCAAGCGGCGCGCGCTGCCGAACGCGCGGGTCCTGATGCACCAGGGGTCCGCGGGGATCGCGGGCACCGCCGTCGACATCGAGCTGCAGGCCGACGACCTGCGCCACACCCGCGACACGGTTCTGCGGCTGATCTCGGAGGACACCGGGCAGCCGGTCGAACGGATCTTCGACGACTCGCTGCACGACCACTGGTACACGGCCGAGGAGGCGCGCGAGTTCGGGTTCATCGACACGATCGTGGGCGGCTTCGACGGCATCCGGCCGCGGGAACGAGCGCGGACCGGGTTCGCCGCGACGGCCGGTACTGCAACCGAGGGGGAATCCCGATGA
- a CDS encoding helix-turn-helix domain-containing protein: MAETAPPPQPVHDDVPPAADAPPSSARASLPDKTTWTRREPLWRHLVGERLRQLRHLRGETLDQTARRAGISPQYLSEIERGVKEPSSEMIAAITGALDITLVDLVSAVADRLVTVRATLGGPTCRAAFALAA, translated from the coding sequence ATGGCCGAAACCGCCCCGCCTCCGCAGCCCGTGCACGACGACGTGCCTCCGGCCGCCGACGCCCCGCCGTCGTCGGCCCGGGCCAGCCTGCCGGACAAGACGACCTGGACCAGACGGGAGCCTTTGTGGCGCCACCTCGTCGGCGAACGCCTCAGGCAGCTCCGGCACCTGCGCGGCGAGACCCTCGACCAGACCGCGCGCCGGGCTGGGATCTCGCCGCAGTACCTCTCCGAGATCGAGCGTGGCGTGAAGGAGCCCTCCAGCGAGATGATCGCGGCGATCACCGGCGCGCTGGACATCACGCTGGTCGACCTGGTCAGCGCCGTCGCCGATCGCCTGGTCACCGTGCGGGCCACCCTGGGCGGACCGACCTGCCGGGCGGCCTTCGCGCTGGCGGCGTAG